The Agarilytica rhodophyticola genome has a window encoding:
- a CDS encoding ABC transporter transmembrane domain-containing protein, with protein MWLTALPAISTPVWQGKRQVYLTSLVILGVLHALAILFVSGLVAEFFDSINALEKNTEYTLHHSFIQTALPMILMLPASIVIALLRWAERVSAEHLGQNYIVQVRLKLFRHLMFADLRAAQRFSHGAMALRFVTDLNGLRQWVALGLARLLVMFSTIIVVLVVLAWQQILLMSVVFLSLLIAVSLCTFIGSKLPRAIRSIRKFRARLAATVTDRINTATTVQAYNQEYREIRRVNRQSHSLYDATIKRAYIVGALYASLEATTVLTTALVLIAASQLVIEKHISSADIAAIMTLLGLLLTPLRDMGRIVDYWQQWKISNEKILRFLDSPRRNIKIGKKPSLEGTSTGQISARKISIEGILKISDFEIKAGEHIFLEGKNGTGKTTLLFTLAGILPLNTGQIELDNTPLVSDHNIRVSQKNIALVSPDIGLMRGSLLRNLSYANTHINQTELDSIIRRCNLGDIIERLPRGLDSKLSEGGKNLSLGERKRIMLARALLMNPHLLLLDELDAHLDAHSFKIIEHTLSQFPGTIIEVSHQRKLNLQKSTRHWLLQEQKIHEYNT; from the coding sequence ATGTGGTTAACAGCATTACCAGCAATCAGCACCCCCGTTTGGCAAGGAAAACGTCAAGTATACTTAACATCGTTAGTTATTTTGGGAGTACTACATGCACTAGCTATTTTGTTTGTCAGTGGATTGGTAGCTGAGTTTTTCGACAGTATAAATGCCTTGGAGAAAAACACAGAATATACTCTGCATCATTCATTCATACAAACTGCGTTACCTATGATATTGATGCTACCGGCATCTATTGTCATCGCCTTATTGCGGTGGGCTGAAAGAGTCTCTGCAGAACATTTAGGCCAGAACTATATCGTACAAGTGCGTTTAAAATTATTTCGCCATTTAATGTTCGCGGATTTACGTGCGGCTCAACGATTTTCTCATGGTGCTATGGCTTTGCGTTTTGTTACCGATTTAAATGGATTACGACAATGGGTTGCTTTGGGTTTAGCACGTCTACTTGTCATGTTTAGTACCATAATAGTGGTACTAGTTGTACTAGCATGGCAACAGATATTATTGATGTCAGTTGTTTTTCTGAGTTTATTAATCGCCGTATCTTTGTGCACTTTTATTGGTTCAAAACTACCGCGAGCAATTCGTTCAATACGAAAGTTTCGCGCTCGTCTAGCGGCAACAGTTACGGATCGAATCAATACGGCAACCACAGTTCAAGCATATAATCAAGAATATCGAGAAATTCGTCGAGTGAATAGGCAGAGCCATTCCCTTTACGATGCAACAATAAAACGAGCATATATTGTCGGTGCATTATATGCTTCACTTGAGGCAACAACAGTATTAACTACAGCCCTTGTCTTAATCGCGGCTAGCCAACTTGTTATTGAAAAGCACATTAGTAGTGCAGATATTGCGGCTATTATGACACTGCTCGGATTATTATTAACTCCTCTGCGGGATATGGGACGTATTGTAGATTACTGGCAACAATGGAAAATATCTAATGAAAAAATTTTACGGTTTTTAGACTCACCTAGACGAAACATAAAAATAGGAAAAAAACCTTCGTTAGAAGGGACTAGCACTGGTCAAATATCAGCTAGAAAAATCAGTATCGAAGGTATTTTAAAAATCAGTGACTTTGAAATAAAAGCCGGAGAACACATTTTTTTAGAAGGTAAAAATGGTACAGGGAAAACTACACTATTATTCACTCTTGCCGGAATATTGCCTTTAAATACAGGGCAAATAGAATTAGACAATACACCTCTTGTTAGTGACCATAACATTAGAGTATCGCAAAAAAATATTGCTTTAGTATCACCAGATATTGGTTTAATGCGTGGCTCACTTCTACGCAACTTAAGCTATGCCAACACTCATATAAATCAGACTGAGCTCGATAGTATTATTAGAAGATGCAACCTTGGGGACATAATTGAACGTTTGCCACGGGGTTTAGACTCTAAATTAAGCGAAGGGGGTAAAAACTTATCACTTGGAGAACGCAAGCGCATCATGCTCGCCCGAGCATTACTTATGAACCCTCATTTGCTTCTGTTAGATGAGCTTGATGCCCACCTAGATGCCCATTCATTCAAAATTATTGAGCATACATTAAGTCAGTTTCCCGGAACTATTATCGAAGTCAGCCACCAGCGTAAATTGAATCTGCAAAAATCAACAAGACATTGGCTTTTGCAAGAGCAAAAAATTCACGAATATAATACTTAA
- a CDS encoding OprO/OprP family phosphate-selective porin, producing MLTQDKLIQIRNFVILLAVLTLLFGIANNTHAKKAKRIETHVNDSVSLRLTGRFMHDFLVNSSVDANNESSNDWRRARLGIRAKLGDDWRVRLSGDFPDGELELRDLRVDYRAWPIHFAAGRIQEPFGLSETSNSNYLVLMERPLATAIGPDYSTGIQANTRGRNWGVSIGAFDSELAGLELTNSDRNNDKAITARGTWKAIRNDSVLLHLGASASRRKPKANRGVRFNTRPETILVSGSNISHPRILDTQEYTLTGLEFGLRHGPRLLQAEYFMADINRLTSSVSNNNPSFNGFYAQASWALTGERRRYRTRSGSFSGIVPKKELTHFDSKFWQTGAWEIAVRYSTLNLRDTDVDLDGDIDGEEGQTITLGLNWYPTGNSKIMLNTSRITEKNGRTTDSDTLIQMRAQFFF from the coding sequence ATGTTAACTCAAGATAAACTTATACAAATAAGAAATTTCGTCATATTGCTTGCTGTGCTAACTTTATTATTCGGTATAGCTAATAATACTCATGCAAAAAAAGCCAAACGTATTGAAACACATGTAAACGATAGTGTTAGCTTGCGTTTGACTGGTCGATTCATGCACGACTTTTTAGTAAATTCAAGTGTTGATGCTAATAATGAGAGCAGTAACGATTGGCGCCGCGCCCGCCTTGGTATTCGAGCAAAGCTTGGAGACGATTGGCGCGTGCGCTTAAGTGGCGATTTTCCGGATGGCGAACTAGAACTTCGAGACCTTAGAGTTGATTATCGTGCTTGGCCCATTCATTTTGCTGCTGGGCGTATCCAAGAACCTTTTGGCTTATCTGAAACATCCAATTCTAATTATCTAGTACTAATGGAGCGACCTTTAGCAACAGCTATTGGCCCTGACTATAGCACAGGTATACAAGCGAATACTCGAGGTAGAAATTGGGGGGTTAGTATCGGCGCCTTTGACTCCGAGTTAGCGGGCCTAGAACTTACCAATAGCGATAGAAACAATGACAAGGCAATAACAGCAAGAGGAACCTGGAAAGCCATACGCAACGATTCAGTGTTATTACATTTAGGAGCGTCGGCAAGCAGAAGAAAGCCCAAAGCTAATCGAGGTGTTCGCTTTAATACACGCCCTGAAACTATACTAGTTTCAGGCTCAAATATTTCTCATCCACGTATCTTAGATACACAGGAGTATACACTCACAGGCCTGGAATTTGGGTTGCGTCATGGCCCCCGCCTATTACAAGCAGAGTACTTCATGGCAGATATTAACCGTTTAACTTCCAGTGTCTCAAATAATAATCCAAGTTTTAATGGGTTTTATGCGCAAGCAAGTTGGGCACTAACAGGAGAAAGACGGCGCTATAGAACGCGCAGTGGAAGCTTTAGCGGTATAGTTCCTAAAAAAGAATTAACACATTTCGATTCAAAATTCTGGCAAACAGGTGCGTGGGAAATTGCTGTCCGCTATAGCACCTTAAATCTGAGAGACACAGATGTAGATTTAGATGGTGACATCGATGGAGAAGAAGGTCAAACAATTACCCTAGGACTCAACTGGTACCCTACCGGAAATAGTAAGATCATGTTAAACACTTCACGAATTACAGAGAAAAATGGTAGAACCACTGATAGCGATACATTAATACAAATGCGAGCTCAATTCTTTTTTTGA
- a CDS encoding S41 family peptidase — translation MEINSFDNFKKKANLADLIKSSSNAIDEIVNDMRDTVGIIIDVRRNTGGSSEMALDIVSRFIDTRTHVYSLQEKFGNTRTPLKKVYVKPQGNTQYIKPVVVLTSNTSFSAAETFTLAMKSRSNVTIIGEETNGGFSAPVSSRVTGEIAFEISNQIVLSADGKWYEHQGIPVDMKVAFASKQDRQAKKDSGIDSAIKELLK, via the coding sequence ATTGAGATAAACAGTTTTGACAATTTTAAAAAGAAGGCTAACCTTGCTGATCTCATAAAATCTTCAAGTAATGCAATCGATGAAATTGTGAATGATATGCGGGACACTGTTGGTATCATCATCGATGTACGCAGGAATACAGGAGGCTCTAGTGAAATGGCTTTAGATATTGTTAGCAGATTTATCGATACACGTACTCATGTGTATTCACTTCAGGAAAAGTTTGGCAACACACGTACACCACTGAAAAAAGTTTATGTAAAACCTCAAGGCAATACTCAATATATAAAACCTGTAGTTGTACTAACGAGCAATACATCTTTTAGTGCAGCAGAAACATTTACCTTAGCTATGAAATCACGATCAAATGTAACAATTATTGGAGAAGAAACTAATGGAGGTTTTTCAGCACCTGTGTCTAGCCGTGTTACGGGCGAAATCGCATTTGAGATATCGAATCAGATCGTATTAAGTGCCGACGGCAAATGGTATGAACATCAAGGCATACCAGTGGATATGAAAGTAGCATTTGCAAGTAAACAAGATCGTCAAGCTAAGAAAGATAGTGGTATAGATAGCGCTATTAAGGAATTATTAAAATAA
- a CDS encoding DUF6701 domain-containing protein, whose amino-acid sequence MSIKRTGERGHSCLYIVMRLSVICCILLLINSFSYADIRGDYYDQNGVARAYFTGNVISRIDSNINFNFGTSAPLPGFGIDDFSIRWRGEVEIPTSGDYTFITRSDDGVRLWVDGVLVIDNFTDHSATDNTAIVSGLIAGRRYSIVMEHYERGGFAVATLSWEGPGIARQIIPAGALFLDMTPPQLSNATSPCLDGTMTVFFSEEVTQASAENLANYSVDSGVVLTNATLGPSGNTAVIEFFGGSGNGFNLAVNNIVDISGNVMSTAQTVNVPLSGNGLLASIYDQNGIARQYFTGNVFERRDPNVDFNYSTGSPVPGIVPSDDFSIRWQGEVEAPVDGSYIFATVSDDGVRLFLDGTLIIDNFTDHGATTNTSTPQTLVAGQRYSVVMEYYERGGQSVASLQWQGPGISRQPIPTEQLFFACNTIPVSTIAEWRLDEAGWNGSVGEVADSSGNGLNGRAINLDDLPSTAMSNPALSGDPGTCGYGVFDGLSDGYVQIDDPGTSSILDLDTEFSVTTWIFPTALPTGVGGLHTIVSKDENFEFHLTPAGQIFWWWGRTGGRLLTSTQTVTLNTWNHVAITYASGQQAIYINGVIAGTGTSTAAITTNDDPVLIGTDLDFHSRRFTGLIDEVRIFGSQLTAVQVNAVMNDRHICPMSSVDHYAISHSGIGLTCEAENVTIVAHDSLHVPVDVGGRSIQISTTSSSSGWNPTDSNWSLVSGGGVLTFPGAGLAEYQFASNEASVTLALANISPALIDIDIVDIANSALTDDDGSLEDPSLSFRETALRFYNDADGNGNADGNDPIASPVISGQVSTPFVLKAIETNTQTGACQARLLGDRDVDLAYECVNPLFCFNTGDVQILGTPIGENDAGSVSNYVPLRLSFDAEGEASLNLRFFDVGNIRLHARADLPATADDPAITLEGSSAVTTVKPANLVITTIETSGGAANPGTSAAGDGFTVGGSRFRVVVESRNAINGLTPNFGAEVVAEGITLNLVSLVMPAGGNAPALESPASFSFVGTQGRFQNNSVNWPEVGTITINATIADGDYLGSGDVNGSVSGNVGRFYPSHFRLLSSNLVPECTSGGYSYMSDQLFNHRPLDFSYSIAAQIANSTTAQNYDTSLAYPVTSFLAVAEDSNNGIDLNARTLIPNADWEDGVMAVTGGNNGGFSRALVGVNEVTDGPFNSLQFGLKTRSTTLDNVDFLAVNRTMNADSTNDCLADNSCNAVALGNLGIFRFGRLFGNNAHGPETADLAVTLNSQYWNGSEFVIHESDDCTAIAMEDISFDGNDLVTDGNRNVALNSGATSGIFTDFTPGIEMRMSAGDAGLVFTAPGVGNLGSFLVGINLSDYPHLRFDWNQDSNNADDSSLPSINVSFGRYRGHDRIIYWREVLQ is encoded by the coding sequence ATGTCCATAAAACGTACTGGTGAACGAGGACATTCCTGTCTGTATATAGTGATGCGTTTATCTGTTATATGTTGTATTTTGCTGCTGATAAACAGCTTCAGCTATGCCGATATTCGCGGCGACTATTATGATCAGAATGGCGTCGCCCGCGCTTATTTTACCGGCAATGTTATATCTCGTATTGATAGTAATATTAATTTTAATTTTGGTACTTCCGCCCCTCTGCCTGGATTTGGCATTGATGATTTCTCTATTCGTTGGCGCGGTGAAGTAGAAATTCCAACATCGGGCGACTACACCTTCATTACCCGTTCGGATGATGGGGTTCGCTTGTGGGTAGATGGAGTACTGGTTATAGATAACTTCACTGACCATTCTGCAACAGATAACACTGCCATAGTGAGCGGCTTGATTGCCGGTCGACGCTACTCTATTGTCATGGAGCACTACGAACGAGGAGGTTTTGCAGTGGCCACTCTATCCTGGGAAGGCCCGGGTATAGCGCGCCAAATTATCCCCGCAGGAGCGCTCTTTTTAGACATGACACCTCCTCAGCTGTCGAATGCCACTTCCCCCTGTTTAGATGGAACTATGACTGTCTTCTTTTCTGAGGAGGTGACCCAGGCAAGCGCAGAAAACCTGGCCAACTACTCTGTGGATTCTGGTGTGGTGCTCACTAATGCCACATTAGGCCCTTCTGGTAATACTGCTGTCATCGAGTTTTTTGGCGGCTCGGGGAACGGCTTTAATCTTGCGGTTAACAATATTGTTGATATTTCAGGTAATGTGATGTCCACGGCACAAACAGTGAATGTGCCTTTATCTGGTAACGGATTGCTCGCTTCGATTTATGATCAAAATGGAATTGCTCGCCAATATTTTACTGGTAATGTCTTCGAAAGAAGAGATCCCAATGTAGATTTTAACTACAGCACTGGCTCACCGGTGCCTGGTATTGTGCCTAGCGACGACTTTTCAATACGTTGGCAGGGGGAAGTAGAGGCGCCTGTTGACGGCAGCTATATTTTTGCCACGGTATCAGATGATGGGGTGCGCTTGTTCTTGGATGGCACCCTCATTATCGATAATTTTACGGATCATGGTGCCACTACTAATACCAGCACCCCGCAAACCCTGGTAGCCGGCCAGCGTTACTCTGTTGTAATGGAATACTACGAACGTGGAGGTCAAAGTGTCGCCAGTTTACAATGGCAAGGCCCCGGTATTTCTCGACAGCCAATACCTACTGAGCAGTTGTTTTTTGCTTGTAATACTATCCCTGTGAGTACGATCGCCGAATGGCGTTTAGACGAAGCTGGGTGGAATGGCAGTGTTGGTGAGGTTGCTGATAGTAGTGGTAACGGTCTCAATGGTAGAGCGATTAATCTTGATGATTTACCGTCCACGGCAATGAGTAATCCTGCATTAAGTGGTGATCCAGGGACTTGCGGTTATGGTGTCTTTGATGGTCTGTCCGATGGCTATGTGCAGATTGATGACCCTGGAACCAGCTCGATTTTAGATCTTGATACAGAGTTTTCAGTCACCACTTGGATTTTTCCAACTGCTTTGCCTACGGGTGTCGGAGGACTTCATACCATAGTCTCTAAAGATGAAAACTTTGAGTTTCATCTCACCCCAGCAGGGCAAATCTTCTGGTGGTGGGGGCGCACTGGTGGTCGCTTACTTACTTCTACGCAAACGGTTACCTTAAATACCTGGAATCATGTTGCCATTACTTACGCCTCTGGCCAACAAGCAATATATATTAATGGAGTAATAGCTGGTACAGGGACTTCAACAGCCGCTATTACCACCAATGACGATCCGGTATTAATCGGCACAGACCTCGACTTTCATAGCCGGCGCTTCACCGGATTAATCGATGAAGTAAGGATTTTCGGTAGCCAGTTAACTGCGGTACAAGTAAATGCGGTGATGAATGATCGGCATATTTGCCCAATGTCTAGTGTTGATCACTATGCTATTAGTCATAGTGGTATTGGTCTCACCTGTGAAGCTGAGAATGTCACCATAGTGGCTCACGATAGTTTACATGTGCCCGTGGATGTGGGTGGGAGGTCTATTCAAATTAGTACAACATCTTCAAGTTCAGGCTGGAATCCTACTGACAGTAACTGGAGTTTGGTCAGTGGAGGCGGAGTGTTAACCTTCCCAGGCGCTGGGCTTGCGGAGTATCAGTTTGCCAGTAATGAGGCCTCGGTTACTTTAGCTTTGGCAAATATTTCACCTGCTCTCATCGATATTGATATTGTTGATATTGCCAATTCAGCCTTAACTGATGATGATGGAAGTTTGGAAGATCCCTCACTAAGTTTCCGTGAAACTGCACTGCGCTTTTATAATGATGCCGATGGGAATGGTAATGCAGACGGTAACGACCCTATCGCAAGCCCAGTTATTTCTGGGCAAGTGAGTACTCCCTTTGTTTTGAAAGCTATTGAAACTAATACCCAAACCGGTGCTTGCCAAGCTCGTTTATTGGGGGATAGGGATGTAGATTTAGCTTATGAATGCGTTAATCCTTTATTCTGCTTTAACACGGGAGATGTGCAGATTCTGGGAACGCCAATCGGTGAAAATGATGCAGGCTCCGTAAGTAATTATGTGCCATTGCGACTAAGTTTTGATGCCGAGGGCGAAGCCTCATTAAACTTGCGTTTTTTTGATGTGGGGAATATAAGGCTGCACGCTAGGGCAGATTTGCCTGCTACGGCAGACGATCCTGCGATCACCCTAGAGGGCAGTAGTGCAGTTACGACTGTTAAGCCAGCTAACCTGGTTATCACCACTATTGAAACGAGTGGTGGCGCAGCTAACCCTGGTACGAGTGCGGCTGGCGACGGTTTTACTGTTGGCGGTAGCCGCTTTCGAGTGGTTGTAGAATCCCGTAATGCGATAAATGGCTTGACCCCCAACTTTGGTGCTGAGGTTGTCGCCGAAGGTATTACTCTTAACTTGGTTTCCTTAGTGATGCCTGCTGGAGGTAACGCACCTGCGTTAGAATCTCCTGCGAGCTTTAGTTTTGTTGGCACTCAAGGCCGTTTCCAAAATAATTCCGTCAATTGGCCGGAAGTTGGCACGATCACAATTAATGCTACTATTGCCGACGGAGACTATCTGGGATCGGGAGATGTAAATGGAAGTGTGAGTGGCAATGTTGGACGTTTTTATCCTAGTCACTTTCGATTACTCAGCAGTAACCTAGTGCCCGAATGTACTAGTGGTGGTTACAGCTATATGTCGGATCAGCTTTTTAATCATCGACCACTGGATTTTTCATATTCTATTGCCGCCCAAATTGCTAACTCAACTACTGCTCAAAATTACGATACGTCCTTAGCATATCCTGTCACAAGCTTTCTGGCTGTAGCCGAAGACAGCAATAATGGCATAGACCTAAATGCTCGTACACTAATACCTAATGCGGATTGGGAAGATGGTGTAATGGCTGTAACAGGGGGGAATAATGGTGGTTTTTCCCGCGCACTAGTGGGAGTTAACGAAGTGACAGACGGCCCTTTCAATAGCTTGCAATTTGGTTTGAAAACACGTTCTACAACACTGGATAATGTTGACTTTCTGGCGGTAAACAGAACCATGAATGCCGACTCTACAAATGATTGCTTGGCTGATAATAGTTGTAACGCTGTTGCACTCGGTAATCTTGGAATATTCCGCTTTGGACGTTTATTTGGCAACAATGCCCATGGGCCTGAAACGGCTGATCTTGCGGTAACCCTGAATAGTCAGTACTGGAATGGGAGTGAATTTGTTATTCATGAAAGTGACGATTGCACAGCGATTGCAATGGAAGATATTAGCTTTGATGGCAATGATTTAGTAACAGATGGCAATCGTAACGTCGCGCTTAACAGTGGTGCCACCTCCGGTATTTTTACCGACTTTACCCCAGGTATCGAAATGCGTATGAGTGCCGGTGATGCTGGCCTTGTATTCACTGCTCCAGGTGTTGGCAACTTAGGTTCGTTTTTGGTGGGTATAAATCTGTCCGACTATCCTCACCTGCGCTTTGATTGGAATCAGGATAGCAATAATGCTGACGACAGTTCACTGCCAAGTATTAATGTCAGCTTTGGTCGTTATCGTGGGCACGATAGAATTATCTATTGGCGAGAAGTCTTGCAGTAG